Proteins from a genomic interval of Centroberyx gerrardi isolate f3 chromosome 23, fCenGer3.hap1.cur.20231027, whole genome shotgun sequence:
- the mark2b gene encoding serine/threonine-protein kinase MARK2 isoform X8 — MSTRTPLVQVIENSAAQDSKSSSGRSGMPRCRNSVATTTTDDQPHIGNYRLLKTIGKGNFAKVKLARHVLTGKEVAVKIIDKTQLNSSSLQKLFREVRIMKLLNHPNIVKLFEVIETEKTLYLVMEYASGGEVFDYLVAHGRMKEKEARAKFRQIVSAVQYCHQKCIVHRDLKAENLLLDADMNIKIADFGFSNEFTLGNKLDTFCGSPPYAAPELFQGKKYDGPEVDVWSLGVILYTLVSGSLPFDGQNLKELRERVLRGKYRIPFYMSTDCENLLKKFLILNPSKRGSLEQIMRDRWMNVGHEEEELKPYIEPQPDYKDPKRTDLFLCVYADIMLQMGFSQEEIQDSLVNQKYNDVMATYLLLDYRNSELDEGSIKPRPGSDVSNINAPSPPHKVQRSVSSNQKPRRATDQGSSYSKRGGQGDNRSAVEDSGRKGSSGSSTTKVPASPLVSSDRKKSATPSTNSILSTGTGRSRNSPLTERATLGQGIQNGKDSAPPQRAPGASPSAHNISSAAVTDRTNFSRGVGIRSTFHAGQQRGARDQQGSAYPGGPASPSLSHGNSQARRTHGATGIFSKFTSKFVRRSMLSSTVDKSEKTSGGVLSSSSNNDENNSSPGSGNTGGTGTPPAIAGQKDSSKPRSLRFTWSMKTTSSMEPTEMMREIRKVLDSNSCEYELRERYMLLCVSGNPARDDFVQWEMEVCKLPRLSLNGVRFKRISGTSIAFKNIASKIANELKL; from the exons GACTCCAAATCGTCGTCCGGCCGCTCAGGCATGCCGCGATGTCGGAACTCCGTTGCCACGACCACGACGGACGACCAGCCGCACATCGGCAACTATCGGTTACTGAAAACCATCGGCAAGGGCAACTTCGCCAAGGTCAAGCTGGCACGACACGTCCTCACCGGCAAagag GTGGCTGTAAAGATCATTGATAAGACACAGCTCAACTCCTCCAGTTTGCAGAAg CTCTTCCGAGAGGTGAGGATCATGAAGCTGTTGAATCACCCCAACATAG tCAAGTTGTTTGAggtgatagagacagagaagactTTGTACCTGGTAATGGAGTACGCTAGTGGAG GTGAGGTCTTTGATTACTTGGTGGCCCACGGCaggatgaaggagaaggaggcccGTGCCAAATTCAGACAG aTTGTGTCAGCGGTGCAGTATTGCCATCAGAAGTGTATAGTACACAGAGACCTCaag gcGGAGAACCTGCTGCTGGACGCAGACATGAACATCAAGATAGCCGACTTTGGCTTCAGTAACGAGTTTACCCTAGGGAACAAGCTGGACACGTTCTGCGGCTCCCCGCCCTACGCCGCCCCGGAGCTCTTCCAGGGCAAGAAGTACGACGGGCCCGAGGTGGACGTCTGGAGTCTGGGGGTGATCCTCTACACACTGGTCAGCGGCTCGCTGCCCTTCGACGGACAGAACCTCAAG GAGCTGAGAGAGCGCGTGCTGCGTGGTAAATACAGGATTCCCTTCTACATGTCCACAGACTGCGAGAACCTGCTCAAGAAGTTCCTCATCCTGAACCCCTCCAAGAGAGGCAGCcttgag CAGATAATGAGGGACCGGTGGATGAATGTGGGtcatgaggaggaggaactcAAACCCTACATCGAACCCCAGCCAGACTACAAGGACCCTAAGAGGACAG atttgtttttgtgtgtgtatgcagacaTCATGCTGCAGATGGGCTTCTCTCAGGAGGAGATCCAGGACTCTCTGGTGAACCAGAAGTACAACGATGTGATGGCCACGTACCTGCTGCTGGACTATAGGAACTCTGAG ctggATGAAGGTTCGATCAAGCCCCGCCCAGGAAGTGATGTAAGCAACATAAACGCCCCCTCCCCGCCTCACAAG GTACAGCGCAGCGTGTCGTCCAACCAGAAGCCTCGCAGAGCCACCGACCAGG gCTCCTCCTACTCTAAGAGGGGGGGTCAGGGAGACAACCGGAGTGCAGTGGAGGATTCTGGGAGGAAGGGTTCGTCAGGCAGCTCCACCACCAAGGTGCCGGCCAGCCCACTGGTCTCCTCCGACCGCAAGAAGAGCGCCACGCCCTCCACC aATAGCATCCTGTCCACAGGTACAGGTCGCAGTAGGAACTCTCCTCTGACCGAGAGAGCCACGCTGGGCCAGGGCATCCAGAACGGCAAGGACAG CGCTCCGCCCCAGCGGGCGCCGGGCGCCTCCCCGTCGGCCCACAACATCAGCAGCGCCGCCGTGACGGACCGCACCAACTTCTCCCGGGGGGTGGGCATCCGCAGCACGTTCCACGCGGGCCAGCAGCGGGGGGCCCGGGACCAGCAGGGCTCCGCCTACCCCGGCGGGCCCGCCTCCCCGTCGCTGTCGCACGGCAACAGCCAGGCCCGGAGGACGCACGGCGCCACGGGGATCTTCAGCAAGTTCACCTCCAAGTTCGTACGCAG gtCCATGCTGAGCAGCACAGTGGACAAGTCGGAGAAGACGTCCGGCGgcgttctctcctcctcctccaacaacGACGAGAACAACTCCTCACCAGGATCCGGTAACACCG gCGGCACCGGCACGCCTCCGGCCATCGCCGGCCAGAAGGACTCGTCCAAGCCGCGCTCGCTGCGCTTCACCTGGTCCATGAAGACCACGTCGTCCATGGAGCCCACGGAGATGATGCGCGAGATCCGCAAGGTGCTCGACTCCAACAGCTGCGAGTACGAGCTGCGCGAGCGCTACATGCTGCTGTGCGTGTCGGGCAACCCGGCGCGCGACGACTTCGTCCAGTGGGAGATGGAGGTGTGCAAGCTGCCGCGCCTCTCCCTGAACGGCGTGCGCTTCAAGCGGATCTCCGGCACGTCCATCGCCTTCAAGAACATCGCCTCCAAGATCGCCAACGAGCTCAAGCTGTGA
- the mark2b gene encoding serine/threonine-protein kinase MARK2 isoform X1 has protein sequence MSTRTPLVQVIENSAAQDSKSSSGRSGMPRCRNSVATTTTDDQPHIGNYRLLKTIGKGNFAKVKLARHVLTGKEVAVKIIDKTQLNSSSLQKLFREVRIMKLLNHPNIVKLFEVIETEKTLYLVMEYASGGEVFDYLVAHGRMKEKEARAKFRQIVSAVQYCHQKCIVHRDLKAENLLLDADMNIKIADFGFSNEFTLGNKLDTFCGSPPYAAPELFQGKKYDGPEVDVWSLGVILYTLVSGSLPFDGQNLKELRERVLRGKYRIPFYMSTDCENLLKKFLILNPSKRGSLEQIMRDRWMNVGHEEEELKPYIEPQPDYKDPKRTDLFLCVYADIMLQMGFSQEEIQDSLVNQKYNDVMATYLLLDYRNSELDEGSIKPRPGSDVSNINAPSPPHKVQRSVSSNQKPRRATDQGSSYSKRGGQGDNRSAVEDSGRKGSSGSSTTKVPASPLVSSDRKKSATPSTNSILSTGTGRSRNSPLTERATLGQGIQNGKDSAPPQRAPGASPSAHNISSAAVTDRTNFSRGVGIRSTFHAGQQRGARDQQGSAYPGGPASPSLSHGNSQARRTHGATGIFSKFTSKFVRRNLSFRFPRRSPYEGEGRDEGSRSMLSSTVDKSEKTSGGVLSSSSNNDENNSSPGSGNTGGTGTPPAIAGQKDSSKPRSLRFTWSMKTTSSMEPTEMMREIRKVLDSNSCEYELRERYMLLCVSGNPARDDFVQWEMEVCKLPRLSLNGVRFKRISGTSIAFKNIASKIANELKL, from the exons GACTCCAAATCGTCGTCCGGCCGCTCAGGCATGCCGCGATGTCGGAACTCCGTTGCCACGACCACGACGGACGACCAGCCGCACATCGGCAACTATCGGTTACTGAAAACCATCGGCAAGGGCAACTTCGCCAAGGTCAAGCTGGCACGACACGTCCTCACCGGCAAagag GTGGCTGTAAAGATCATTGATAAGACACAGCTCAACTCCTCCAGTTTGCAGAAg CTCTTCCGAGAGGTGAGGATCATGAAGCTGTTGAATCACCCCAACATAG tCAAGTTGTTTGAggtgatagagacagagaagactTTGTACCTGGTAATGGAGTACGCTAGTGGAG GTGAGGTCTTTGATTACTTGGTGGCCCACGGCaggatgaaggagaaggaggcccGTGCCAAATTCAGACAG aTTGTGTCAGCGGTGCAGTATTGCCATCAGAAGTGTATAGTACACAGAGACCTCaag gcGGAGAACCTGCTGCTGGACGCAGACATGAACATCAAGATAGCCGACTTTGGCTTCAGTAACGAGTTTACCCTAGGGAACAAGCTGGACACGTTCTGCGGCTCCCCGCCCTACGCCGCCCCGGAGCTCTTCCAGGGCAAGAAGTACGACGGGCCCGAGGTGGACGTCTGGAGTCTGGGGGTGATCCTCTACACACTGGTCAGCGGCTCGCTGCCCTTCGACGGACAGAACCTCAAG GAGCTGAGAGAGCGCGTGCTGCGTGGTAAATACAGGATTCCCTTCTACATGTCCACAGACTGCGAGAACCTGCTCAAGAAGTTCCTCATCCTGAACCCCTCCAAGAGAGGCAGCcttgag CAGATAATGAGGGACCGGTGGATGAATGTGGGtcatgaggaggaggaactcAAACCCTACATCGAACCCCAGCCAGACTACAAGGACCCTAAGAGGACAG atttgtttttgtgtgtgtatgcagacaTCATGCTGCAGATGGGCTTCTCTCAGGAGGAGATCCAGGACTCTCTGGTGAACCAGAAGTACAACGATGTGATGGCCACGTACCTGCTGCTGGACTATAGGAACTCTGAG ctggATGAAGGTTCGATCAAGCCCCGCCCAGGAAGTGATGTAAGCAACATAAACGCCCCCTCCCCGCCTCACAAG GTACAGCGCAGCGTGTCGTCCAACCAGAAGCCTCGCAGAGCCACCGACCAGG gCTCCTCCTACTCTAAGAGGGGGGGTCAGGGAGACAACCGGAGTGCAGTGGAGGATTCTGGGAGGAAGGGTTCGTCAGGCAGCTCCACCACCAAGGTGCCGGCCAGCCCACTGGTCTCCTCCGACCGCAAGAAGAGCGCCACGCCCTCCACC aATAGCATCCTGTCCACAGGTACAGGTCGCAGTAGGAACTCTCCTCTGACCGAGAGAGCCACGCTGGGCCAGGGCATCCAGAACGGCAAGGACAG CGCTCCGCCCCAGCGGGCGCCGGGCGCCTCCCCGTCGGCCCACAACATCAGCAGCGCCGCCGTGACGGACCGCACCAACTTCTCCCGGGGGGTGGGCATCCGCAGCACGTTCCACGCGGGCCAGCAGCGGGGGGCCCGGGACCAGCAGGGCTCCGCCTACCCCGGCGGGCCCGCCTCCCCGTCGCTGTCGCACGGCAACAGCCAGGCCCGGAGGACGCACGGCGCCACGGGGATCTTCAGCAAGTTCACCTCCAAGTTCGTACGCAG aaATCTCTCGTTCAGGTTTCCGAGAAG GAGTCCGTATGAGGGAGAGGGTCGGGATGAGGGGAGCAG gtCCATGCTGAGCAGCACAGTGGACAAGTCGGAGAAGACGTCCGGCGgcgttctctcctcctcctccaacaacGACGAGAACAACTCCTCACCAGGATCCGGTAACACCG gCGGCACCGGCACGCCTCCGGCCATCGCCGGCCAGAAGGACTCGTCCAAGCCGCGCTCGCTGCGCTTCACCTGGTCCATGAAGACCACGTCGTCCATGGAGCCCACGGAGATGATGCGCGAGATCCGCAAGGTGCTCGACTCCAACAGCTGCGAGTACGAGCTGCGCGAGCGCTACATGCTGCTGTGCGTGTCGGGCAACCCGGCGCGCGACGACTTCGTCCAGTGGGAGATGGAGGTGTGCAAGCTGCCGCGCCTCTCCCTGAACGGCGTGCGCTTCAAGCGGATCTCCGGCACGTCCATCGCCTTCAAGAACATCGCCTCCAAGATCGCCAACGAGCTCAAGCTGTGA